GCCGATGCCATCTGGGCCGTCGATTCTACCGCCTACATTATTCTGGAGCACTTTGCAGATAATCAAGAAGAGAAAGAACTGGCCGAACATGGACAGCAGCGCGGTCGCGCCGGCATGCTGCTCTGGCATAATCTGAACCGCGCTTTCAGCCAGAGCGTGATGGGCTACCTGAACGATCCGAACTTTTCCTCCGACCTGACTACGATCTATTACAAGAACCGCGGTTTTCCTACGCCGAACCTGGTGACTTATATGGAGAGCCACGATGAACAGTGGCTGATGTACCGGATGCGGGCCTACGGGGCGCGCCGGGGAGCGTACGATGTGCGCAGCCTGCCGGTCGCGCTTGATCGAATGAAGCTCGCCGGGGCATTTTTCTTCACAGTGCCTGGCCCCAAAATGATCTGGCAGTTTAGCGAGCTGGGCTATGGCTATGGCGAGCGCGGCGAGCAATGCTTGCGAGGAACAGGCGATAGCTGTCCGTCCATTGCGCCGGGCCGCACCGATCCCAAGCCCATCCGATGGGACTATCGCAACGATCCGTTGCGCATGAAGCTCTACAAAACCTGGGCCGAGCTGCTCCGGCTTCGACGCGAGCATGCCGTGTTTCGGAGTCCGGAGACGCGGGTGCGCATGCGCCTGCAGCACGGCAGGCCGGGGCGGTGGATCTCGCTGGAGCATCCGGAACTCAGCGCAGTGGTGGTAGGCAACTTTGGCCTGGAGCCCCTTGTGGTCACGCCTACGTTTCCGCAGACAGGCACCTGGTATGACTACTTCAACGGCGACTCGCTGGGGGTCGACAATCCGGAGACGGCTATCGAGCTTCTTCCCGGCGAGTTCCGGCTGTACACGAACCGGTATATCGGCCGGGCCGAGCCCGGATTGATCACGGTGGGCATTGCGCCGGACGCAACGCCTGCGCCTCCGACCTCGTTGCGTCTGGAAGCCCCCTTTCCGAATCCGTTTCGCACGGCTGTCACGGTGCGCTACACCCTGCCGGCGCCGGCGCATGTGCGAGTGGCGATCTATGATGTGCTGGGGCGCCGCATTGCGCTGCTGGTAGATGGGCTACAGTCGGCCGGCGAACATGTGACCACGTGGAAGCCTACCACCCTGGCGGCCGGCCTGTACCTGGTGCGGCTGGAAGCTGCTGGTCGCTCGGAAACCTACCCGCTGCTCTTTGCACCATGAATGCGCCGTTACATGCCATGTATCAACGCGTTCTGTTGATCTTACTGCTGGCCGGATGTGCGGCCGAGCGCTCAACCGGCCCGCACGTGCCGGACTGGGCAGCCGATGCCGTCTGGTATCAGATTTTTCCTGAGCGATTCTGGAACGGCGACCCCACAAACGATCCCACGCGGGCTTCGCTCGAATATCCACCTGCTCTGCCCGAAGCACCGCCCTCATGGCGGTTGTCGCGCTGGACTGCCGACTGGTACGCGCGCGACGACTGGGAACGGGAGATGGGAGACGACTTCTACGAGAGCTATGCGGTCTTTCACCGACGCTATGGGGGTGATCTGCAGGGCGTAATTGACCGACTCGACTATCTGCAAGAGCTCGGCATTACGGCTATTTACTTCAACCCCGTCTTTTATGCACGCTCGCTGCACAAGTACGACGGGAACACCTTCCACCACATCGACCCGTATTTTGGACCGGATCCGGAGGGCGATCTGGCCCTTATGGCCCAGGAGACCGAGGACCCGAACACCTGGCACTGGACTGCCGCTGATCGGCTGTTTTTGCAACTGATCCAGGAAGCGCACGCTCGGGGCATGCGCATCATCATTGATGGCGTTTTCAACCATACCGGCCGTGACTTTTTTGCCTTTGCCGACCTGCGCCGCCGCCAGCAGGACTCGCCCTACAAGGACTGGTATATCGTCTACAGCTTCGACGATCCAGCGACCCCCGATACCAACGAATTCGACTATGAAGGCTGGTGGGGGGTCAAGACCCTGCCGGTTTTTGCAGACAATGAAGACGGCACCGACCTGCATCCTGGACCCAAGCGCTATATCTTCCACGCTACAGCTCGCTGGATGGACCCCGACGGCGATGGAGACCCGTCTGACGGCATTGATGGCTGGCGGCTGGACGTGACGAACGAGGTACCTGTAGGCTTCTGGGCAGACTGGAACGCCTATGTGCGGGAGCTGAACCCGAACGCCTATACGGTTACCGAACTCTGGCAGGATGCCAGTGAAATGATTGTGCAGGGCGGTTTTTCGGCAACAATGAACTACTTTGCCTTTGCCTTTCCGGTTAAAGCATTTCTGATCGACTTTGGACTGGACGCTTCTGCCTTTGCCCGGCTGCTTGACGAGCGGCGCAACCGGTATCCAGAAGCTGTGCAATATGCCCTGCAGAACCTGATTGACTCACACGACACCGACCGGCTGGCCTCCATGATCGTCAACCGGAACCCGGCCGACGTCCACCAGGATCAGTTTGGCTACGACCGGGACGTCTCGCCGCGTCACAACCCGAGCTACGATGTGCATGCGCCTGATGCTACCGGACGGGCTATCCAGCGGCTAGTGGCGCTTTTCCAGATGACCTACGTGGGCGCACCCATGATCTACTATGGCACGGAAGCCGGAATGTGGGGAGCGGATGACCCAGACGACCGAAAGCCCATGGTCTGGCCCGAGCTGACCTATGCCGACGAAGCCTCTGACCCACTGGGACGACCTCGCCGGCCGGACCCGGTACGGTTCGATAGTTCTCTGTTTCGCTTCTATCAGCAGATCATTGCGCTGCGCAGGCAATCGGCTGCCTTGCGCCGGGGCACGTTTTCGGTGTTGACGGCCGATGGCGGCCTGTTTGTGTTCCGCCGAACGCTCGGCGACGAACAGGTGCTGGTGGCGCTCAATCGTGAGGAAACGGCACGGAAGCTCGCGCTGCCGCTGGCTGAAGCAACGCGCTTCCAGGTTCGCCTGGCGACGGTAGCTGAAGGATATGCGGTGACGTCTGCTGCTGACACGCTCCATCTAACGCTTCCATCGCTGAGTGGCCTGGTGCTGGTGCGAGAGTGAAGCGAGGCCGCCACGATGGCGGCGACCCGCTGCAGGGATGCAGTGGGGAAGCATCAGGAGGGGAGTACCTTCAAAATGACCAGCGTAAAATCGTCGTCGGCATTGGCAGGGCGGTTTGTAAACTGCTCGACGGCCTGTTGCACGGCAGTTACGATAGCGTGAGCGGACTGATGGCGATGAGCTTGCAGACAGGTCAGGAGTCGGTCTTCCCCAAAAGGCTCATGGTGGGGGCCCATTGCTTCGGTGACCCCATCGGTGAAAAGTACGAGCAAATCGCCGGCGTTCAGCGACAACCGTT
This DNA window, taken from Rhodothermus profundi, encodes the following:
- a CDS encoding glycoside hydrolase family 13 protein produces the protein MNAPLHAMYQRVLLILLLAGCAAERSTGPHVPDWAADAVWYQIFPERFWNGDPTNDPTRASLEYPPALPEAPPSWRLSRWTADWYARDDWEREMGDDFYESYAVFHRRYGGDLQGVIDRLDYLQELGITAIYFNPVFYARSLHKYDGNTFHHIDPYFGPDPEGDLALMAQETEDPNTWHWTAADRLFLQLIQEAHARGMRIIIDGVFNHTGRDFFAFADLRRRQQDSPYKDWYIVYSFDDPATPDTNEFDYEGWWGVKTLPVFADNEDGTDLHPGPKRYIFHATARWMDPDGDGDPSDGIDGWRLDVTNEVPVGFWADWNAYVRELNPNAYTVTELWQDASEMIVQGGFSATMNYFAFAFPVKAFLIDFGLDASAFARLLDERRNRYPEAVQYALQNLIDSHDTDRLASMIVNRNPADVHQDQFGYDRDVSPRHNPSYDVHAPDATGRAIQRLVALFQMTYVGAPMIYYGTEAGMWGADDPDDRKPMVWPELTYADEASDPLGRPRRPDPVRFDSSLFRFYQQIIALRRQSAALRRGTFSVLTADGGLFVFRRTLGDEQVLVALNREETARKLALPLAEATRFQVRLATVAEGYAVTSAADTLHLTLPSLSGLVLVRE